The Argentina anserina chromosome 3, drPotAnse1.1, whole genome shotgun sequence genome includes a region encoding these proteins:
- the LOC126788788 gene encoding transcription repressor OFP17, with protein sequence MRSQSSLKSKVLHPCTKLFRIFRIKLKKPFFIRARHIRPEYTKVQTTHKKNKVTALFRSAFRSLRKPKGMDRLALLPQSPVTPAYVKAMAEKKVNSDHEEVQDACRSFENYLVEMIVEEGKVRDLTDVEELLYCWKNLKCPVFIDLVSRFYGELCKDLFSPDTDGSCSS encoded by the coding sequence ATGAGGTCACAATCATCCTTGAAATCCAAGGTACTCCACCCATGCACAAAACTTTTTCGAATCTTCAGAATCAAGCTGAAAAAACCTTTCTTTATAAGAGCCCGTCATATTCGTCCTGAGTACACCAAGGTTCAAACGACtcacaagaagaacaaagtGACTGCATTGTTCCGGTCAGCTTTTCGTTCACTAAGGAAGCCGAAAGGAATGGACAGACTAGCACTTCTTCCTCAGTCACCAGTTACACCAGCCTATGTGAAGGCAATGGCTGAAAAAAAGGTAAATTCGGATCACGAAGAAGTGCAAGATGCATGCAGGAGTTTCGAGAACTATTTGGTGGAGATGATTGTTGAAGAAGGGAAAGTGAGGGACTTGACGGATGTGGAAGAGCTTCTGTATTGCTGGAAGAACCTGAAATGCCCTGTTTTCATAGATTTGGTTAGTAGATTCTATGGAGAGCTTTGCAAGGACTTGTTTTCTCCTGACACGGATGGAAGTTGTAGTTCATAG